Within Wyeomyia smithii strain HCP4-BCI-WySm-NY-G18 chromosome 2, ASM2978416v1, whole genome shotgun sequence, the genomic segment TCAATTCCAGACATCAAGTTGGTCTGCTGCGACGAGAGTAGTGATTGGTTTATTGAACGCGGAAATTCTATCgtaaaattgttgaacaatgaGTGATAACCAACGTATCGAAAAATTGTCCAATATTTTATCTATCAGACGGACTATTAATttttgtaatccatcatgtggttatgcagTTCTTACCGCTTGACATCAAACATAACATTTGGTCGGTTTCATTTCCATTATTCCACTTATACAGAATGTACCCCAGTGtagaaaacaaaacaagaaaGCGTGGAATTTTTTGCTTTAAACgacttttttttagtttcgatAACCGGTTTTTTTAACATTAATACTGGAAACAGTGTAAACTTTCTAAAACTCGAAGCAGCTCAATTAACGTTTAAGGAGCTGTATTTTCACATCAAATATTTGTGAAGTCTACgctttctatatttttatcgtCCAAAAATATCTAATAAAGAAATCGATGAATACATATTGAATGAGACCAGTATCATCATTCATATAACAGTACGCGCTATCAGCGTGATGCAGCATATTTGATATTTTCTATTAGGATTTCACATTCAGTTATAAGTTTCACTTAGTCAACTCTTGATATGATGTCCAATTCGATATAAAAAAAGTCTGCTATCAGAAATGACTAGACTTAAACGCTAGTATTAGCAACGCTGGAAATCTATTGCGTCATTTTCATTAGTACATTTATTTACTTTCTACCTACATTACTTGCACGCCCGAAAATTATTTCTAAACAATCAGCATGACGCAGCATATTTCCCAACAACTACTCGAACGCAATCTATCATTGGAAAAGTGACTCATGAAAAACTATCTTTCACCTAAAAATTCATTAATTTAACGACGGATCCCAGAAATTTAAATCAAGAACACTACTGGTGCGTGTAACATTCAAACAGTTGAGTGAGGCCGCCGTAAAACATAAACCCACTCTCCCGCCCTTTAGTTTGATGCCATCACGATCTTGCGCCACATGCAACTGTCGGTTAGCTTACAATCATTTAGCTAGCAGTAACACTGAACTTTAGTTGCATCATGCTACTCATGTTGCTAGAGAACCACATGTGCCAAATTTTCACCAGCTTGTACTTAACATTAGAACTTGTAGACATGTAACTGTTTAACTCtgttgcatcattttactcGCAGTTCATAGAACCCGACGATGTGTCAAATTTCCAAAATTCCGCTAAGGATACTGTTCCAATTGGATCGTTGCATCATTAGCCTACTCTGCTACCGAAAAAAGCATAACTGAGAACCCCTCGTTTgcggtttgtgtttttttttcatgtttactGCGACAATATCAAATAACAGACCAAATtcgattagttttttttctcacatGCTTTCTTTACTCGCGAAAAAACTATCAATGTAATCACTTTCTTCGTGGTTCTGTGTACCGTTCCCATACGTGGGAAACCCGCCTATTTTAATGTGGTAGTGTACCCAACACCACTTTATCCACTGTGCTTTCTGCTCATGAAAACCCTTCATTTTCACCGAAAACACGTGGCTTCTTATTATGTCTATATTAAGCGAAGGTGCATCGGCTCTTGTCAATGTTGGTCACCTTTCCGTGTGGCGAGAAGAAAAAACATATTTGATAAAAACTTACCCAGTTGaatggaactttttttttcgacaaTCACTGAACCgatccggttttttttttcagaggcaCCGATATGTATTTTGGTGTCTTTTTTTAGGAGGAAAGCATAAACTTTGCAGGTAACATTTGTCTAGAACACCTTATTGCTACTAAACTAATTAGTGATAGGGAAAATTAACCACTTGCATCACATTCGATGCAACTTTTGAACTAGAACCTAAGAAAGGTTGTAAACCAATGAAGTCCAACGAACAACTGAACCTACAATTAGCAGTTTCAAACGTAAAATCTATGAACTAGACATTCATCACTTTTCGCGTACACTCACAGCCGGCTTAGTGTGGATCAGGCGGTAACTCTCTGAAGTATGGTATCAAACATTTACTAGCGAACAAAATGTTCCGATGTGGTTGCAACTGTCGCTGATGATTAACTGGTGCCTTCTGGTACCGTTCTTCTAATATTATAACTCAAAAATAGCCCGGTCGCATCAATGAAGTTCTAACTGTTGAATCGAAACGTAGACTGCGCAGGCCGTGCTGGCAGTAAACGAACGGAATATGCTATGCCTCGTGTGGGCAATGTTTGTACCGTTTTCTCACTCGAAATCGTCGAGTCGTGTGCGAGAGTGCGGAATACATCCACAGCATGCCACGATGTGTTGGAGATTGTTTGCTTACTTATACTTGCACGAAGTGTCCCTAGGGACGCCTAAGAGAACGCGGTACTTCGATATGAAGCAATGTGCGATAAGAAGTTGAGCATGAGATTCAAATtctattttgacgtgggacacgtctttgtttactatactgggatgcattctgtaaaattggaaatgaaacgggcaaatgttgcgtcagattttaaacgttaataacagcataaccacatgatggataataataaccaatatgttgttggatagatgaaatgtataacaattttgtaatatgctaattatcactctaatttcattgctaagcggtaaaattgatgaaaaatttcaataacaaatttacgtcaatagtgaaccaattacatgcgagcattcctagcacagacaacgtgaatggacaccatccgttccctgtgatattccctgtatcaatttcgaaataaaaattgacagagtctccccgttccaataggtcaatttatttttgcttccatgagcttagactaatgtgatgtctcgaaggtaaaagttttcctaaaagtttgaaacaatacccatccttgaacaatttctaaacctgcgtgttaggttctgaagaacctaataaaaactgatgtcttgaaagaaaacatgccggtaaaagcaacagtaccagtggagtaaagaaccgcaggtctctcgtcgtctatgattgcagtggtactcttctattcgtacatttcagcggtacacttctattcgtactgcagcggtactattcgtattgcagtggtacacttttgttcgtacatttctatttgtatgcaattgaggaaaaactacaatgatgctgttgatggtgattgaaagtttatctcataaatatgattgccataaattactcaacaagaattataaatttttgcaacggatatttatttaattttatcttcgatattcactaaataatcttgaccggatggtatcgaaagagtaaattcctaaatatatacatttatagaagagtaagagcctgcgaatgcttgttattttttttgtttatttagtgagattcgtacagaatctcttttacatttcaaaattgttagatgatatatgattattctaagctttaccataataaacgtatatttcctgtctccgtaatacagcgaatgtagttgtaggcaaataaacaaaattgtcaagcaaaaaaaacgtaattgtggattgctacgattttttgcaggaacttgttaataattttgtttaaaatattttcttctgtttgctatttgatgaacctttgtaagggcttccatattattttgaaagtaagatccataccatatatttgatttaattacagttaaataaaacaaaaccattcattatgataacgtaagtattattggatttgtttttgaggatatagagttaattctgactttgacgcattacgagaaattctttgtgcttcttcaacaagcacgatatgcttgtgccttgtcaaatacatattttttgcacaaaaaaatactacaggcataatatcgccaaatataaatgatgttcttttgagtgttgttgaatatattccaaatattgatttccagggaggccgaaaataaaaatatgtacagtcgctgagcaaacacattgattctgtctgcagactctgtatattttgtaacaaaaaatcccctaattacagtgtttagtcccacgtcaccatttcttacattcctagggctgtataccttgtagtattttctgtTCCCAATCGTTTCATTACGTTCTGCTCAAAACATATGTAAAATGTTCGACTCTGATAGAGGTACGAATGATGATCGTTAACGTTATGCCATAACAAATGCAGTAAAAATTTGAAAGCTCGACATAAATAACTTTCCAAATGCAtccttttttaatttatttctattttaagtctagaaattcgaaaaataagCTACTTTAATTCAAATCAAAACATGAAAACGTTTATTCTTCCTTTTTCATATTTTGTTGTCATTGTTGAAATTAGAcgttattccgaaatttttgatataaaaactgggatgaaaaaatgcaagttgcttttttttaattagaaaGTTAAAGTTTCTAAATACAACATTTTCAAGAATGATCGAGAATAACCACAATGATGTAAAATGATTCTTAGAGCAATTCAAATACTTAAGCTTTTTGTGACTAACATTTTCAATGCATCCGCTTTTTTGAgacatttcaaaattatttacacaatttaggttttttgtaatATAATACGCCCTTCAGTAAGTTATCCAGCgacaacatttttttagattaaAACTTAGTGTTCATTCAGTTttttctagcaaaaaaaaaattaacttgcgGTGCCTATGCGCATtgataaaacagaaaaactCATTTTGCACAAGACTACAATaggatttcttttctttcctgtCTATCATAAACAGCCTAAATTGTGTTAAAGTTTATTGATTTCAGTACAGCTTGTTGTATAGTGACTGCACCGTCATATTCCATACTCTTCATTGATCTTGTTGATAAAGTTCATAATATACATTTTATAATATTCTAAAACTTTTTCCATGTACAGAGCGAAAAGTAGAAATAAAACTGCCGCAATAACCGGTAGTACTATCCAACAGTTTTTTTTACCGCTACTTTTACCTGCTTTCTCTGCTACCTTTCGTGtgttttgtttcctttttttacCCTGAACTGCAACGTTGATTCCATTATCATCAGTTTTTTCCTTCCCATTAACATTCATCttcgatttattgttttttttctttcctttcTTGCTTGCGTTCTCCTTCTCACCTGGAGTTGATTTAGAAACCGGCGGCTCCTGCTGTTGGCGAGCCTCGTCTTGCTCTTTTTGTTCTTGTTCTCGTTTCTCTCGATCCTTCTTTCTTTCTTCGATGACCTGTCAAAACGGAAAGAAGCTTATCATCAAACACACGCAAAACACCAAATTGGGTACACGCAGACACCGACCTGCTGCTCAATATCAGCCATAAAAGCAATCGCTTTTCGTGCCGCATTGATACAATCCCGCTGATCGGTGCACGTTCCTATTATCTTCGCAAAAGCCGGATTCAATGGGTTATTTTTCAAGTCTAGATATTTGAGCTTTTTGAGGCGCCCGAAACTAAGCGGCAAACGCTCCAGTTGATTGTTGTATAAATCTAGATGTCGGAGATTAACCAGATTGCCGAAGTCATCCGATATTAGCCTGATGCGATTTCTGCTCAAATCCAGTCTTGTCAGTTGAACCAACGATGTGAAGTCTTTCTAGAatgtcaattcatgttttaTGATTGTTTCGAAAGTGTTAAAAACTTACGTTGATAACTGAAATTATGTTGTTGGATAAATCCAGTATTGTTGCGCGCTTCAATGTTTTCTACAAGCAAAAACACAACTCAGTTGGGGACATAACAAGCGTCAATTTGAGGCTACCTACAATTTCATCCACCGGGATTGTCGATATATTCATCAAACTCAGATCTAGGAAATTCTCGGTGAGCTTTTCCCGGACGTTTATTTTTTCCTCATCACTTTTCTTGGACTTGTTTCGCTTGGACATGATAGAAATTTTACTGCGAACACTTTGTAAGCGATGTCTGTCCGTCCAGTTGCTAGGGATGTGCGATACTTTATCGATGCCgcgggtatcgatacttttcctTCGCTATATCGAGTATTTGGCATCGATGCTTCAGCAAGCAATATTATCGGATATCgatatattttcatttgatactcGAAAAATATCGGAAGAAAATTCGCGTaggcggtgttgctgatatttgcagGCGAAAGCATgggaaagaaggaaggaaatattcttTTGTTGTTACGCACATTATGACAATTACATGTGAGATTTCCGCAATAACCGCAGGTGCAAAACCcttgaaaatctcttctaacGCTCTCAACAGCGTCAACGCGAATTCGTGAAATTTGTGCGACGACCAGCAGCgcgatttttgtatctttctcaAAGCGTGGCTTTGAAGCATGCACACGTAAATTCGCTATTTACAacgcaaattgttttttttttgtgaaaatgtttttttccaattttttctaCTTCTTACATGCCCGACGAGGATAGTACTTCTTTACTTAGAAATGAGTGCCAACGGTGctaggaaaaaaatttactttcggGAAACTGGTTTTTCGCGATATGTTCCGAAACTAAacaattttatgaatatttgaacagaattttaacagtcattggttcaaagttcataaaattactttcaCAGGTCATCtttatggttttgggtgttatgGTGATATGCCCCTCAAAATATTTCTTCCAGAACAGATCCTACCGGGGCATTTagtggccatagaaacaatgaaatacaaataatacatccaatattttcaaaaccacGATAATCGCTCTTTCATTTTGATGTTGATAGTTGCCTTAACGATGAGTGCtttttttctctaatatacagttttcTCTAGCAGCGTATACAGTAGTGTGGATTTTCCCTGACCGTCCGTGATTCTTATCACTAGAATCGacaatcatgaaaaaaaatcggaaaatcgtcgagaaaatgaatattattaaaatatgaaTGATTGTCCCTAGGTTTTTCTTGTTGCAAATTTTTCATTAATATATCGTTAAATCTTTGGAGTTAGTCACAGCTACGATCCTTTCATCATAGATAATCTCTGGACACTGTTGCGCCGGAAGGTTGGTGTTGTTATTCGAACCAACAAGCAGCATATTTTTCAACTGCTGCGTTCGTGTTTTTATAAGAATCATGACCTTCACCAATCGCATGTTGTCTTCTAGTTGATTTCCATCAACTTCCTAAAATTCAAGGAATTTACGTTTGATTGATTCCATTTTAAATGAATTTACTGTTTTATCTAACACCGTTGAAAATATATGATCCATctgaaaatttggaaaattgatTATGCTTATAAACAAACCGATGCAACTCTCTCACAAGCAAAACTGCCTGATTCTCGGTTTCGTTCGTTTTCTCGTTCTGCACTTCACCCGTTTCGATATTGCGATAATATTGAAATATCGATATTTTCACTGCGATATATTTGTTCGGTTCGTTTCAATATATCGCGATACCAAATATCGATACCTTCGTTTCCGATTCCCATCCCTACCAGTTGCTAAACCGGTAACAACTACGTGCGTGAAATGACTCGTCTGTCAGATGGCTGCTAGATGCTAGAGCTCTCTGTTGATAGATGTGCGAACGTGTTGATTTCGTATCATAGAGGGAATGAAATCAGGAATATTCAAAAGAGGGATTATTTGTCTTTTGGTTTGGATTTCGATTAGATTGGATTGGGACTAGGGTGAACCCAAGCAACCAGAAGTTCGGATTTAACTTAACACAcgaacttagaagttcacataaggTACAGATTTGGTTCCGTGGAACTTTCTTGCTGAACAACAGGACACATTACTCacaaaccgaacttcattctaaataaagtaccgtcaacacctgaaagcaacttgaaagttcatgagaagctgctcgttcccctttattggaaccttaaagttcacataaagttcaccagtgaacttcaaaacccccggaaattaaagttcggttagcattttcttcgtacttttaatcagcacgaaaATTCAGTAGAAGTTGCTTACTACTCTTTATTAgaaccttaaagttcacataaagttcacacgtgaacttcacAAACCAtcggaaattaaagttcggttaccattttatccgtacttctaatcagcaTGAAAGTTCAGGATAAGCTGCTTGTTCCTCTTCATTGGAACCTTGAAGTTtacataaagttcacacgtgaacttcaaagccgccggaaattaaagttcggctAGCATTTTATCGGTActtttaatcagcacgaaagttcaggagaAGTCTATGTCGTACTTCATTTCCACTTTAAAGTTCATTTTAGATTCCGACTCGGCTTTGGCGAAAGCGAAGTTTGCTCCAGGATTAGTGATGAAAAATGAgttattcaaaaacaataaagaaaagtggtttattttattatcatcggaaattttttatctaaataaacggcaaaagaaaaacaaagctATAACTCCAATAGGTAATATTAGAGTGTTTAAAGTCTTTCTCTATCTGAACACTTTCTTTTGTTATCTTACAGGAAATCAATTatcaacagaaaaaataaaccgAATGTAAGCTGTGAATTCCCGTTAGACACTTGTTTACGCGTGATGCTTTTATCCCTGAGCATTTTGTCCAAATCTTGGGTGTTTTTTTCGTTCGGTCACAGCATGAGGTTGCCGGTTCTGGAGGTCCGAATCCATTTCTCGGACACCACCGAGAGTTTTCTATTTTACCAACGGCTCGTTTCGACTACGGCAAACAGCATATCTATTAATCTAAAAagtttttatcgattttgatcatttatcatattttgtatatactgcttaccagaataaattttcaacaaacgtttgaaagaaaaatattgcgtacacaacctttttcaattacattaccaacaaactgcagtaaaagcaaaacaaactagagaactgtCAGACTTAAGTTCACATTGCGTTCCGCCtgtactttttctgaacttgaaagttcagaaaaagttccgcgtcagccttttctgaacttcctagttcgcatgaggttccgcctgtactttatctgaactttcaaACTGGAAGAGAGACCCGGTATGTTCCTAGCTATGAACGTGTATAACGAAGAGAAATCAGCTCATCgagtaaaatcgatgctgatctCATATAGCGGGAACGGAGCAGTGGTATGAATCTAGGCTTTAAAGAGTGAAGACACGAGTTCGAAGCTTGGTGtagtaagttgcaaaaaaaaagaaatttaataataaatggAGCCAGGCAATTATTCTTCTGATCTAGATTTCTTCAGTAAATGATTATCTTGGGGTTATACCAACACGAATAATGAGTGGagggaattgaaaaattgcaaattgatttttattttgagttttttggagttttcttttcaagctgaatagcgCTCTGTACAGCGACCTATCCGAACTTGAtgtgaactttctagttcggttgagaagctgctttgcatgctactcgtagtttattcaacaaatgcgaacttgaaagtacggttaattacttaaaaattgagctgaatagaattctattcatgatcgtTAGATAGGCTGATTAGTCTATGAATTCTACTTTCATCCGAACTTTTGGTTGCTTGGGGAAATTTGCGGTGAATTTGGGCTGCACTTGGGTTTGACTGGATTGGGTTTTGACTGGACTCCGAttgaatttttaaatgaatttgGATCGagtttgaattggatttggattgaatttggattggattaggcTGTGGTGTGGATTGGATTTCAATTggttttggatttgatttggattagTTTTGGCTTGGCTTTGGCttcaatttggattggattttaattggatttggattggagttgagttgtatttggattggattttggttGGATTCAGATTGGATTTAAAATGAATTTtgcttggatttggattgtatttggattagatttggactAGATATAAATTGggtttggatttagattgggttTGGATAGGATTtaagttggatttggattgtatttggatttgatttgtaTTGAATTTGGACTAGATATAAATTGGGTttggatttggactggattcggattggatcaGGCCTGGACTTGGAATAATTTTggtttagatttggattggatttggactggatatggattggatttggcttgaatttgtattggatttggattagatatAAATTGGGCTTGGATTTGGACTAGATATAAATtgggtttggatttggattgaattcggattggatttggattggatttggattagatttggattgaatttggattggatttggattggatgtggattagatttggattggatttggactggatttggattggatttggattggctttggattggatttggaatggatttggattgaattcggatttggactggatttggattggatttggataggacTTTTAATGGATTTAGAGGGGGTTTGCACTTcgatttttattcgatttgaATTCTATCTATAGGATTTTCAAATGgattttgattgaaaaaaaatggatttaGGTAGAATATATATCAACTTTGCTTTGATCAACATTAATaatgttttttaataaatttcagTCAATAAATATATGCACGCAAATACCTACTATTCTACAACCGAGTCGATAGATCTATCGAATAATTTTTCACAAATTCGAAATTCTCGTTAACATTCACAAAGTACGTCGGTATTTTGCCTCGACCTTTGACGAAAATTTTCCCCCGGTATTCACACTGGAAGCCATAGCTCTGCAGAACCTCGGCACTTTCCTTAGTAACCTGAATTTTTCCGGGAATCCCGGTAGAATCCATCCGCGATGCCATGTTGACCGCATTTCCCCAGATATCATACAGCGGTTTGCTCGAACCCACGACACCGGCCATAACCTTACCGTTGGAAATTCCTACCCTCAGTAGCCCAGGGTTTGATTGCTTGAAGTTTTCATTACTGAAATCACGCAGCACCCGCATCAATTCCAGTGCAAATTCAGCCATCACGATCGTTACATTGTTACTTTGTCGAATATTAGAATTGGTACTATCCGCAGGTTGATTGGCGGTTTCCGAAGCTCGCGCATTCAAACTCCTTCTGCCGTTCGTCATCAGCGAGGTACGAGTGATTCCCGACACCGAACAGAACGGCCCCAGCGAAGAGGACGAATCGCAACGGCCCGGATCCAAACCGCAAGCTGCCATGTAAGTCCAGCCTGCGACTTTGATCTTTTCCACCTTCAGGTAACCGTCAAAGTATTGCAACTTTTCGTCGAAATCACAAATGATCTCGTTCAGCACCTTCAAGgcacttttctcattttctgcCGAAATATCGCCATTGATTTCCATGTTGGTAATTGTGGCAAACATGACCGCAACATTTTTGTACTCTTCGTTGTAAAATTCGTTTTTGAGCTGTCGATTGATGTAAATCTCCGCTGAAGAATGTAGAAGCAGCTGAAGAGTAATGATATTGATGATAAAGTTTGACAATACTAACCAACGTGGGTAGGTAAAATATTCTCCACAAGGATTTTATTGGTTTGCTTTGTGACTTCAGCTTCCTCCTTTTGTTTTAAGAGTTGCCGTTTCCAGCTGAAACAATTGGTTTTAAATCAAAcaattttgaatgaaaaagttaaaatttactTGTAATCCACTCTCGCGATATACTCCGACTGACGATCAATCCAGTGGAATATGATAACGGTGAACACAATCACCATCAGATGCGCAACCTTGGGATTCATTCCCGGATTCATGGTGGCACTGTTATCGTAAACGGTGTGAAATCGGTAAAAGATAGTCCACGAATAAAACAGCATGATTGCGATCCCGCAGGCCGCCTTCAGGATATAGTGAATACGGAGGAAAAGAAACGCCATTCCGATTGCCAACGTAAGACACTGCGTAACAGCCTAAAAATTTTACTCGCTGGATTTCAGAATCTGATAGTGTATTCTATATAGATTTCTTCTGTCTTACCCAGGAGTTCGTACATCGTGGTAGTTCTTCAAAAATTTGGTTTTGTAGGATCGCGCTCTCCTCCGGATCGTGTAATTCACCAGCTATTTGGCAATCTATCTACGAAATCAAAAGAAAACGTTAGGTGAACAACTTCCGCCGTAGGGAGTGGAACATAGTATAATAAAGCACGAATGTTGCTCATGAATAATCaaagtattttaaaattataagAAACATTACcacaaaaatagaccatttgAGTGGTGCAGAGCATAAAGCACATGGATCCCGGAGTACATTGATATCGTATTACTCCGATGCAAAACTCGCGTTTACTACCCAGCCTACACTATTTGACATACAAAACAGCGATGCCAATGGTCACTGTGCCCAGAAGAACGCTATTGTGGAAAACACTCCTTGTGGTGCAACCGCTTTCTGCCCCAGGTGCCTAACAAATCTCCACTCGATCTTTAGTTGCAGTTGCCCGGTATATCAACAAGACGACGCCATTCAGCGGATTCAGGTGGATAAGGGAATCTCGGACCCCGCAGCAAGAATGATTTTTGAAACGGTCTGCAAGCCCTTGCCGGAGTTACCAAAGCCAGTACCAACCCAGTGATCAGTGATCAATGTAAAGACGAGTGAATCAAATCATACCAATcatatcacaaaagatcaaaacaatggtcgcagtagtccaaatcttacaaaaaaaatagaatca encodes:
- the LOC129725862 gene encoding leucine-rich repeat-containing protein 59 encodes the protein MSKRNKSKKSDEEKINVREKLTENFLDLSLMNISTIPVDEIKTLKRATILDLSNNIISVINKDFTSLVQLTRLDLSRNRIRLISDDFGNLVNLRHLDLYNNQLERLPLSFGRLKKLKYLDLKNNPLNPAFAKIIGTCTDQRDCINAARKAIAFMADIEQQVIEERKKDREKREQEQKEQDEARQQQEPPVSKSTPGEKENASKKGKKKNNKSKMNVNGKEKTDDNGINVAVQGKKRKQNTRKVAEKAGKSSGKKNCWIVLPVIAAVLFLLFALYMEKVLEYYKMYIMNFINKINEEYGI